In one Trichosurus vulpecula isolate mTriVul1 chromosome 8, mTriVul1.pri, whole genome shotgun sequence genomic region, the following are encoded:
- the LOC118829108 gene encoding olfactory receptor 11G2-like has product MDIYSIYNISNNIAGFILLGFPCRRENQHLFFSLLFIIYILTLLGNGAIICAVVQDQKLQTPMYIFLANFSFVEIWYVTTVIPNMLVNFLSETKVISFSGCILQFYFFFSLGITECCFLAVMAFDRYLAICRPLHYPTIMTGHLCTNLMISCWTLGFLWYLVPIIIISQMSFCDPKIIDHFLCDPGPLLALTCTRVPIMELTCSTLCSLNLFVPFGFIMGSYALVLRAVLRVPSTAGRRKAFSTCGSHLAVVSLFYGSVMVMYVKPASGHDSGTQKIVTLFYSVVTPFLNPMIYSLRNREMKEALRKMLGKRELES; this is encoded by the coding sequence atggatatttatagTATCTACAACATCTCCAATAATATTGCTGGTTTCATCCTCCTTGGATTCCCTTGTCGTAGAGAGAACCAGCACCTCTTCTTTTCACTATTATTCATCATTTACATTCTAACTCTTTTGGGAAATGGAGCCATCATCTGTGCAGTAGTCCAGGATCAGAAACTCCAAACACCAATGTATATATTCCTGGCCAACTTCTCCTTTGTAGAGATTTGGTATGTTACTACTGTCATCCCTAATATGTTGGTCAACTTCCTGTCTGAGACCAAGGTCATATCCTTCTCTGGCTGCATTCTTCAgttctacttctttttctctttgggtaTCACAGAATGTTGTTTTCTAGCAGTTATGGCATTTGACAGATACTTAGCAATATGCAGGCCTCTGCATTATCCAACCATCATGACAGGACATCTCTGCACAAACCTGATGATCAGTTGCTGGACACTTGGCTTCCTCTGGTACCTGGTCCCCATCATTATCATTTCTCAGATGTCCTTTTGTGATCCTAAGATTATTGAccactttctgtgtgaccctggaccactGCTAGCTCTCACATGCACCCGAGTCCCTATAATGGAACTCACTTGTTCCACCTTGTGTTCTTTGAACCTCTTTGTTCCTTTTGGATTCATCATGGGAAGTTATGCCCTTGTTCTGAGAGCTGTGCTGAGAGTCCCTTCCACAGCAGGTCGGCGAAAAGCCTTCTCCACTTGTGGCTCCCACTTAGCTGTTGTGTCCCTGTTCTATGGATCTGTGATGGTGATGTACGTGAAGCCAGCTTCAGGGCATGATTCTGGGACCCAGAAGATTGTGACTCTCTTTTATTCCGTTGTCACCCCATTCTTAAACCCTATGATCTACAGCCTTAGGAATAGGGAAATGAAGGAAGCCCTGAGGAAAATGCTAGGGAAAAGAGAGTTAGAATCTTAA